The proteins below come from a single Zingiber officinale cultivar Zhangliang unplaced genomic scaffold, Zo_v1.1 ctg129, whole genome shotgun sequence genomic window:
- the LOC122036002 gene encoding uncharacterized protein LOC122036002, whose translation MLCSISRSTSTADANSNSTSDWLQRLHSSRGLSVPLHYHLDHFLSSDLNPDPPTNTNPNPNLPAILPPEALGLPPTDSPLPRKKHPLPSLGAGLDESQKIFDLVGGVLAELFVMEGPAATKTKKIARKQSHPRVCIPSVSASIDGCRDPPATSPPSSADNSVAEAKNNRTKMRRKRGTARGSTDLDLSACSRTDVTVIDTSHPGWKSEKVIFRNGIMWKVRDKKVWNLNRKKRRLGLVGRSGNEKEKEQPPSGPKIVPAELSVSLQGQACQGDI comes from the exons ATGCTCTGCTCCATTTCCCGTTCCACTTCCACCGCCGACGCAAATTCCAATTCCACCTCCGATTGGCTCCAACGCCTCCACAGCTCTCGCGGCCTCTCCGTCCCCCTCCATTACCACCTCGATCACTTCCTCTCCTCTGATCTCAACCCCGATCCCCCTACTAACACCAACCCTAATCCTAACCTTCCTGCAATCCTGCCCCCGGAGGCCCTTGGCCTGCCTCCCACCGACAGTCCTCTCCCCCGAAAGAAGCACCCGCTTCCCTCTCTCGGAGCCGGACTCGATGAGAGCCAGAAGATCTTCGATCTCGTCGGCGGCGTCCTCGCGGAGCTCTTTGTCATGGAAGGACCGGCCGCGACCAAAACCAAGAAGATCGCCCGGAAGCAGTCCCACCCTAGGGTTTGTATTCCCTCCGTTTCCGCTAGCATCGACGGCTGCCGTGATCCCCCCGCGACCTCCCCTCCCTCCAGCGCGGACAACAGCGTGGCCGAGGCCAAGAATAACCGGACGAAAATGCGCAGAAAGCGGGGCACCGCTAGGGGCTCGACGGACTTGGACTTGTCGGCGTGCTCGAGGACCGATGTAACCGTCATTGATACTAGTCATCCGGGTTGGAAGTCGGAGAAGGTCATCTTTAGGAACGGAATTATGTGGAAGGTCCGGGATAAGAAAGTTTGGAATTTGAACAGGAAGAAGAGAAGGTTGGGTCTTGTGGGGCGATCAGGCAACGAGAAAGAGAAAGAGCAACCTCCTTCTGGACCAAAAATTGTGCCGGCCGAGCTTTCGGTATCACTCCAA GGCCAGGCATGTCAGGGTGATATCTAG